Genomic window (Planctomycetia bacterium):
TCACTAGTGGTTGATGCTCTAAACCTATTGCATCGGAAAGAGGCGTAACGATGGCCCAGCCTCAGCCTGCACCACTGGTGAAGTACATCATTGCGGTGCTCTATTCCAGCGAGAGCGCACTGCAGAATGTGTTGCCTCTTTTGGAGCAGCAGTGGGGTAGTATTGATTATCAGAGTAAGCCTTACCCTTTTGATCAGACAGATTACTACCAACAGGAAATGGGAGACAATCTGCAGCGCGAGTTGATTGCGTTTGATAAGTTGCTCTCGCCGGAAGAACTGGTTGTGGCGAAACTGTGGTGTAATGAGTTGGAAGCCAGCCTGTCTGTCTCCCCTCTCCCCTCAGCGGGAGAGGGGGTGGGGGTGAGGGGGTTGCAACCCAAGCGCACCATCAACCTTGACATCGGCTATCTCGATCACAACAAAATCGTCCTCGCCAGTGTCAAAGGCCTGGGACAGAAGATTTATTTATCGCAAGGCATCTATGCCGACCTGGTCGCCCGCTATGGCCATGGCCGGTATCAACCCTTTGAATGGACGTTTCCCGATTTCAAAACGGGACGGTATGACGCCGATCTGGCACAACTCAGGCAAATCTATCTCAATCAAATGAAGGCTCGCCGCAGTCAATCTGAGTAAGCTGTTGTTTTTCTCACTTTTGAATTGCTACCGGATATTTCGCAACACATAATGCACGGTCTTGATTATTTCATTTGAGCGAAAGTAATCCATGTCTGCAGTTTCAAAATCAGGCACCCCGTGGAGTTGGCGGCTTGGACTCTGGCTGATCGTAGCTATCCTTGCTGTGCTCGCCAACTGGCTCAGCCCGACATTGGGATATCGTGGCCAGGCCATCTTGGGATTCTTCGCACTATTACTGCTCGCCGCATCATTCTCCACTAATCTGCGTGCAGTAAACATGAAAACTATCATCTGGGGATTGCTGCTGCAGTTCACGCTGGCAATTCTGGTGATCTATTCCACACATGTGCAAGCATTTTTTCAGGTAGTCGGATCAGGCATCACCAAGCTGATCGAATGCTCCGATAAAGGTGCTGAATTTGTATTTGGAGTACTGGCACAACCGAAAGAAATGGACAAAGTTTTTGGAAAGAACAACGGCTTTGTCTTCGCCTTCCGCGCGCTTCCACCGATCATTTTCGTCTCGGCGTTTTTCAGCCTACTCTATTACCTGGGGGTTCTGCAATTACTGGTGCGTATCATGGCACGCATCATGATGTATCTGATGGGAACCAGCGGCGCAGAAACACTCTCAGTGGCGGCCAACGTCTTCATGGGGCAAACCGAGGCGCCTTTGATTGTCAAGCCATTTGTCCCTCACATGACCCGCTCCGAACTGTTGGCTCTGATGGCTTCCGGCATGGCACACATCTCCGGCGGTATGATGGCTGTCTACATCAGCTACGGTGCCGATCCTGTTGCCATCTTGTGTACCTGCATCATGGCATGTCCTTGCAGTCTCTACCTGACCAAGCTCATAATGCCCGAGCTTGAAAAACCAGCGACATTGGGATCTGCCAAGATCGAAGTACCTTCGCAACATGTCAATGCTGTCGATGCTATTGCTGCGGGAGTGAAGGATGGTTTATACCTGGCGCTGAACGTAGCAGCCATGCTGATTGGCTTTATCGCCTTTATCGCGATGTTTGATGCACTGCTTAGCAGCATCAAGCCGATGTTCCTGGCGATGAACCTGCCGAAAGAGTGGTTTACCAGTTGGCCTGATACGCTGCGTCTGCAGGATATTTTCGGATTTCTTTTTGCCCCCATAGCAGTCTTGATCGGCGTCGCCCCGGAGGAAGCCAACCAGGTGGGCACGCTGCTGGGAATCAAACTCGCTGCCAACGAGCATGTAGCATACCTCACATTAAAAAATGGAGCAGAGTTCCAGGAATTATCCAAGCGATCAAAAGAGCTGGCAGTCTACGCCCTCACTGGCTTTGCCAACTTTGCTTCCATTGGCATTCAACTCGGTGGCATCGGCGCACTGGCTCCAGAACGGCGTACTGACTTGGCCAAGTTGGGAATGAAA
Coding sequences:
- a CDS encoding Na+ dependent nucleoside transporter domain protein; protein product: MSAVSKSGTPWSWRLGLWLIVAILAVLANWLSPTLGYRGQAILGFFALLLLAASFSTNLRAVNMKTIIWGLLLQFTLAILVIYSTHVQAFFQVVGSGITKLIECSDKGAEFVFGVLAQPKEMDKVFGKNNGFVFAFRALPPIIFVSAFFSLLYYLGVLQLLVRIMARIMMYLMGTSGAETLSVAANVFMGQTEAPLIVKPFVPHMTRSELLALMASGMAHISGGMMAVYISYGADPVAILCTCIMACPCSLYLTKLIMPELEKPATLGSAKIEVPSQHVNAVDAIAAGVKDGLYLALNVAAMLIGFIAFIAMFDALLSSIKPMFLAMNLPKEWFTSWPDTLRLQDIFGFLFAPIAVLIGVAPEEANQVGTLLGIKLAANEHVAYLTLKNGAEFQELSKRSKELAVYALTGFANFASIGIQLGGIGALAPERRTDLAKLGMKALFVGFIATLINACVAGMLK
- a CDS encoding DUF4416 family protein, which codes for MAQPQPAPLVKYIIAVLYSSESALQNVLPLLEQQWGSIDYQSKPYPFDQTDYYQQEMGDNLQRELIAFDKLLSPEELVVAKLWCNELEASLSVSPLPSAGEGVGVRGLQPKRTINLDIGYLDHNKIVLASVKGLGQKIYLSQGIYADLVARYGHGRYQPFEWTFPDFKTGRYDADLAQLRQIYLNQMKARRSQSE